A stretch of Acidobacteriota bacterium DNA encodes these proteins:
- a CDS encoding cytochrome b N-terminal domain-containing protein produces the protein MEENKEKRGLISWLEKRINLFELFSIISSFGLFYSELDSKKPLKEAVKEVLEKRVPPYARWPQILGIITIILFFFQVLTGILLAFYYVPSLNESYNSVKFIIRDTHFGWFIHQIHYWGSNLLIIILIIRVIRFYYHGVYKSPRELLWIFGITLLVLSMVQAFFGNILIMDENKCWSSIRGIEIIRNIPGLNWAYLFLMGSYDINQQTIIRAYFFHISLLPLLFLIFLYLNISGIRKLGLSEIPWETKKRKEIPFYPHHFFNLLILLFIIFGILVTFSVLFPTPFYKPVDPSFTPPGILPGWFFLPIYGFFELFFKIIPKYILGLISVIIFFLILFLPFIDRKEVRIFKERIVAIFIGAIFLIMIGLFTFFGVHKEISIPLRNIF, from the coding sequence ATGGAAGAGAATAAGGAAAAAAGGGGGCTCATCTCCTGGCTTGAGAAAAGAATTAATCTATTTGAATTGTTTTCAATAATTAGTTCTTTTGGTCTATTTTACAGTGAATTGGATTCAAAAAAGCCATTAAAAGAAGCTGTAAAAGAAGTTCTTGAAAAAAGAGTGCCACCCTATGCAAGGTGGCCTCAGATTCTTGGGATCATAACAATTATTCTTTTCTTTTTCCAAGTTTTAACGGGTATACTTCTTGCTTTTTATTATGTTCCTTCCCTAAATGAATCATACAATAGCGTTAAATTTATAATAAGAGATACACATTTTGGGTGGTTTATTCATCAAATTCATTATTGGGGAAGTAATTTATTGATAATAATATTAATAATTAGAGTGATAAGATTTTATTATCATGGGGTGTATAAATCTCCAAGAGAATTATTGTGGATTTTTGGAATTACTCTATTAGTCCTATCTATGGTGCAGGCTTTTTTTGGAAATATCCTTATCATGGATGAAAATAAATGTTGGTCATCGATCAGGGGCATTGAGATTATTAGGAATATTCCTGGCTTAAATTGGGCATATTTGTTCTTAATGGGCAGCTATGATATTAATCAGCAAACAATCATAAGAGCTTACTTTTTTCATATATCCTTATTACCTTTATTATTTCTTATTTTTTTATATTTAAATATTTCTGGGATAAGAAAGTTAGGGTTAAGTGAAATCCCATGGGAAACAAAAAAAAGAAAAGAAATCCCCTTTTATCCTCATCATTTTTTTAATCTGTTGATTTTGTTATTTATTATATTCGGTATATTAGTTACCTTTTCTGTTTTATTTCCAACTCCTTTTTATAAGCCTGTTGACCCTTCATTTACTCCCCCAGGAATACTTCCTGGCTGGTTTTTTCTTCCCATATATGGTTTTTTTGAATTGTTTTTTAAAATAATTCCCAAATACATTTTAGGTCTTATCAGCGTTATAATATTTTTTCTAATTTTATTCCTTCCTTTCATTGATAGAAAAGAAGTTAGAATTTTTAAAGAAAGAATAGTCGCAATTTTTATCGGGGCTATCTTTTTGATCATGATTGGGTTGTTTACATTTTTTGGGGTACATAAAGAAATAAGTATACCATTAAGAAATATTTTTTGA
- a CDS encoding cytochrome c3 family protein produces the protein MHTFLLASFFAIQNFCLICHSDIRVLYNESIHNKEGIECIECHGGNPFIDNIYEAHRKNFKGKIKREEIPSLCSTCHSDPQKMKPYNLPSDQYHLYLNSPHGKLLQKGNKDVAVCTDCHGTHDVLSSDNPKSPAYIKNVPKTCANCHSDAKLKNKYNFPSDPYKEYMESIHAKSLLLRGNLSSPECTGCHGAHGAAPPGLGDVNKVCGHCHSKTREYFLESAHKLSLEKVDSPECSHCHKNHDIEQADINMFDGVCKNCHSSDSLAFLAGQKLKTMFLQSQQEIDKAKVLIEKAEKIPIAVEDYKARLEEGITYLIEAQPVMHTLLEEKVEDLTRKSRSIGEEIQLELYGKFAQLRVRKIGLIFFWFYLILTVILIYQYKRFLIKKRNEKNI, from the coding sequence ATGCATACCTTTTTGCTGGCTTCTTTTTTTGCTATCCAGAATTTTTGTTTAATTTGTCACAGTGACATCAGAGTTCTTTACAACGAAAGCATTCATAACAAAGAAGGCATTGAATGCATAGAATGTCATGGAGGAAATCCTTTCATTGATAATATTTATGAGGCTCATAGAAAAAATTTTAAAGGAAAGATAAAGCGCGAAGAGATTCCTTCGTTATGTTCAACATGTCATTCTGACCCCCAGAAAATGAAACCCTATAACCTTCCCTCGGATCAATACCATCTTTACCTCAATTCACCCCATGGGAAGCTTTTGCAGAAGGGCAATAAAGATGTGGCAGTTTGTACCGATTGTCATGGCACCCATGATGTTCTATCTTCGGATAATCCCAAAAGCCCAGCCTACATAAAAAATGTTCCAAAAACCTGTGCAAATTGTCATTCAGATGCTAAATTGAAAAACAAATATAATTTCCCCTCAGATCCTTATAAGGAATATATGGAAAGCATCCATGCAAAATCTCTTTTATTACGGGGGAATTTAAGTTCGCCCGAGTGTACTGGATGTCATGGAGCTCATGGCGCTGCTCCTCCAGGATTGGGCGATGTGAATAAAGTATGTGGACATTGTCATTCTAAGACTCGAGAGTATTTTCTGGAAAGTGCTCATAAACTATCCTTAGAAAAAGTGGATAGTCCCGAATGCTCTCATTGTCATAAAAATCATGATATTGAACAGGCAGATATCAATATGTTTGATGGCGTTTGTAAAAATTGCCATTCATCCGATTCCCTTGCCTTTTTAGCAGGACAGAAATTAAAGACTATGTTTTTGCAATCCCAGCAAGAAATCGATAAGGCAAAAGTGTTGATTGAAAAAGCTGAGAAAATTCCTATAGCAGTAGAAGATTACAAAGCAAGGCTTGAAGAGGGAATTACTTATTTAATAGAGGCTCAGCCTGTGATGCATACTCTTTTAGAAGAAAAAGTAGAAGATTTAACAAGAAAGTCTCGTTCTATTGGAGAAGAGATTCAACTGGAGTTGTATGGAAAATTCGCTCAATTGAGGGTGAGAAAAATAGGTCTGATATTTTTCTGGTTTTATCTTATACTTACTGTGATTTTGATTTA